A portion of the Leptospira noumeaensis genome contains these proteins:
- a CDS encoding LIC10025 family lipoprotein → MAFLKKRYKLETYFICTLLFVSVSNCFQKNENHYQFWKGYDYLQRSIKSTSKNEVYFSALAGSLSEENESQLLKTPEGYPFLSLHGTLDNQQNWNLHWNEPEPPKYDYSAKVTFTPKLWEDREIYAVERKIVHKLSGYQPRDFFKWFHDFVLAVNDHNAYQSLKTSSQNLKFLCSAMQCHITENAEWHTLEFTINDETKAKFPGFYQRTGSRLEKTKLNLEIWDKFNPTHKLKITNQGKTIQFHFPVNPPLDYFQSPKEIRFLGDIEIKSFGITVKIQNLEYKLKTTFDKQTDTLDGQFVRIGKKEINGNFFYVIPQGFVNFFIPGNMDEYFSEFFTLLIQGTQGRGGSQLHVTFKKTERGQINTITTYNETKRKRFSLFGGDDSQKASNDFDFFAAWEDAMLKDLK, encoded by the coding sequence ATGGCATTCTTAAAAAAGAGATATAAATTAGAAACTTATTTCATTTGTACATTATTGTTTGTTAGTGTTTCTAATTGTTTTCAAAAAAATGAAAACCACTATCAATTCTGGAAAGGATACGACTATTTACAACGTTCCATCAAATCGACTTCAAAAAACGAAGTTTATTTTTCAGCTTTGGCCGGTAGTCTCAGCGAAGAAAACGAATCCCAATTACTGAAAACACCGGAAGGATACCCTTTCCTTTCTCTCCACGGAACATTAGACAACCAACAAAACTGGAATTTGCATTGGAATGAACCAGAACCACCTAAATATGATTATTCGGCAAAAGTCACATTCACTCCAAAACTTTGGGAAGACCGAGAAATTTATGCTGTGGAAAGGAAAATTGTTCATAAACTAAGCGGTTACCAACCAAGAGATTTTTTTAAGTGGTTCCATGATTTTGTTTTAGCAGTGAATGATCACAACGCTTATCAATCCTTAAAAACATCATCTCAAAACTTAAAATTTCTTTGCAGCGCTATGCAATGCCATATCACAGAAAATGCAGAATGGCATACCTTAGAATTCACAATCAATGATGAAACAAAAGCCAAATTCCCCGGTTTTTACCAACGCACCGGTTCCCGTTTGGAAAAAACCAAACTCAACCTTGAAATCTGGGACAAATTCAATCCAACTCATAAATTAAAAATCACCAACCAAGGAAAAACGATCCAATTTCATTTCCCCGTGAATCCGCCGTTAGATTATTTCCAATCACCAAAGGAAATTCGTTTTTTAGGAGATATCGAAATTAAATCTTTTGGAATCACTGTAAAAATTCAAAATTTAGAATATAAATTGAAAACTACCTTTGATAAACAAACAGATACACTTGACGGACAATTTGTACGGATTGGCAAAAAGGAAATTAATGGAAATTTTTTCTATGTCATTCCGCAAGGTTTTGTAAACTTCTTTATCCCTGGAAATATGGATGAATACTTTAGCGAGTTTTTTACCTTACTCATCCAAGGAACGCAAGGGCGCGGAGGATCACAACTTCACGTGACTTTCAAAAAAACGGAACGAGGTCAAATCAATACAATCACCACATACAACGAAACCAAACGAAAACGTTTTTCTCTATTTGGTGGTGATGACTCTCAAAAAGCCAGCAATGACTTTGATTTTTTTGCAGCCTGGGAAGATGCGATGTTAAAGGATTTAAAGTAA
- a CDS encoding anthranilate synthase component II, with translation MKVLILDNYDSFTFNLYQIVGEILEEREELFQLDVIRNDEKSFEVIKSANYDKIIISPGPGHPADPAYFGVSADILKELGKTTPVLGICLGMQGMATVFGGEVVRANVAMHGKLSPIEHDGKGVFSGLTQGIEIMRYHSLVAKETSLPKDLEITARVSAGEGKGEIMGLRHKSLKIEGVQFHPESFGSEEGKDLLRNFINSK, from the coding sequence ATGAAAGTTCTCATCTTAGACAATTACGATTCATTTACATTCAATCTTTACCAAATTGTTGGAGAAATTTTAGAAGAAAGGGAAGAACTCTTTCAACTGGATGTGATTCGAAATGATGAAAAATCCTTTGAAGTCATCAAATCAGCTAACTACGATAAGATTATTATTTCCCCTGGTCCCGGCCATCCTGCAGATCCTGCTTATTTTGGGGTGAGTGCAGATATTTTAAAAGAGCTTGGAAAAACAACACCGGTACTTGGGATTTGCCTTGGGATGCAAGGAATGGCCACTGTGTTTGGTGGCGAAGTTGTAAGGGCTAATGTAGCCATGCATGGAAAACTTTCACCGATTGAACACGATGGAAAAGGTGTTTTTTCCGGCCTTACACAAGGGATAGAAATTATGCGTTATCACTCATTGGTTGCAAAAGAAACTTCTCTCCCAAAAGATTTGGAAATTACAGCACGAGTTTCTGCCGGAGAAGGGAAGGGGGAGATCATGGGTCTTCGTCACAAATCTTTAAAGATTGAAGGAGTTCAGTTCCATCCGGAATCTTTTGGATCGGAAGAGGGAAAGGATCTACTTAGAAACTTTATCAATTCGAAATAG